One window from the genome of Parasteatoda tepidariorum isolate YZ-2023 chromosome 8, CAS_Ptep_4.0, whole genome shotgun sequence encodes:
- the LOC107448098 gene encoding uncharacterized protein: protein MDVGQESYSSEGLVESSQPPVIKITFAPSEREMIPEETTEKEISLGESESGNTANPGESKSGDSTDSGKSKSGKTALSGGNKSGTTIDLRKKKSGATADPGESKSDATADPIESKSSVTVCSLERESSVNVEPAESEPKVTVKRKRSKKSKKSKEIKTDATADPKEIKADATVDPKEIKANATADPKEIKANATADPKEIKADATADPKEIKADATADPKEIKADATADPKEIKADATADPKEIKADATADPKEIKADATADPKEIKADATAEPKEIKADATAEPKEIKADATAEPKEVKADATAEPKEVKADATAEPKEVKPDATAEPKEVKPDATAEPKEVKTDATAEPKEVKTDATAEPKEVKTDATAEPKEVKTDATAEPKEVKTDATAEPKEVKTDATADPKEVKTDATADPKEVKNADHDENKIRIKATLEQNKSGATADPGESESSINADPTENKSVASDDPGVSKSVATSDPEEKSDATVYPGGSKSSAITDPLENKLVTTTDSGEIKLGSIGDPGESAFVTIANTVESKSGATADIEERKSRALPDLLGSKSGETPDLLESKSEDTAEPAESKSDATANPGESISEASVDANAGEGEAHADANADAKADEGEVHAGANADEGEVNAGANEDEGVANADENEHREGNVNPDNFQEVAVTDQVDGSTIRRFWPVRLIRYVSEKFVQACVIFLTIILSLFIYYLDEDSSRSSDN from the coding sequence ATGGATGTGGGTCAAGAAAGCTATTCGTCAGAGGGACTGGTAGAAAGCTCTCAGCCAccagtaattaaaataacttttgccCCATCGGAACGCGAAATGATACCCGAAGAAAccacagaaaaagaaattagtctCGGAGAAAGCGAATCGGGCAACACTGCGAACCCTGGAGAAAGCAAATCGGGTGATTCTACAGACTCTGGAAAAAGCAAATCAGGCAAAACCGCTCTCTCCGGCGGAAACAAATCAGGCACCACGATCgaccttagaaaaaaaaaatcggggGCCACTGCTGACCCTGGAGAGAGTAAATCAGACGCCACTGCCGACCCTATAGAAAGTAAATCAAGTGTCACTGTCTGTTCTTTAGAAAGAGAATCGAGCGTCAATGTCGAACCTGCAGAAAGCGAACCGAAAGTTACTGTGAAAAGAAAGAGAtcaaagaaatcaaaaaaatcaaaagaaatcaaaacaGACGCCACTGCCGACCCCAAGGAGATCAAAGCAGACGCCACTGTTGACCCCAAGGAGATCAAAGCAAACGCCACTGCTGACCCCAAGGAGATCAAAGCAAACGCCACTGCTGACCCCAAGGAGATCAAAGCAGACGCCACTGCTGACCCCAAGGAGATCAAAGCAGACGCCACTGCTGACCCCAAGGAGATCAAAGCAGACGCCACTGCTGACCCCAAGGAGATCAAAGCAGACGCCACTGCTGACCCCAAGGAGATCAAAGCAGACGCCACTGCTGACCCCAAGGAGATCAAAGCAGACGCCACTGCTGACCCCAAGGAGATCAAAGCAGACGCCACTGCTGAGCCCAAGGAGATCAAAGCAGACGCCACTGCTGAGCCCAAGGAGATCAAAGCAGACGCCACTGCTGAGCCCAAGGAGGTCAAAGCAGACGCCACTGCTGAGCCCAAGGAGGTCAAAGCAGACGCCACTGCTGAGCCCAAGGAGGTCAAACCAGACGCCACTGCTGAGCCCAAGGAGGTCAAACCAGACGCCACTGCTGAGCCCAAGGAGGTCAAAACAGACGCCACTGCTGAGCCCAAGGAGGTCAAAACAGACGCCACTGCTGAGCCCAAGGAGGTCAAAACAGACGCCACTGCTGAGCCCAAGGAGGTCAAAACAGACGCCACTGCTGAGCCCAAGGAGGTCAAAACAGACGCCACTGCTGAGCCCAAGGAGGTCAAAACAGACGCCACTGCTGACCCCAAGGAGGTCAAAACAGACGCCACTGCTGACCCCAAGGAGGTCAAAAATGCAGACCatgatgaaaacaaaataagaatcaAGGCCACCCTGGAACAAAACAAATCTGGCGCCACTGCCGATCCTGGAGAGAGCGAATCTAGTATCAATGCCGATCCTACAGAAAACAAATCAGTCGCCTCTGATGACCCAGGTGTGAGCAAATCAGTCGCCACTTCCGACCCTGAAGAGAAATCAGACGCAACTGTCTACCCTGGAGGAAGTAAATCGAGTGCTATTACTGACCCTTTAGAGAACAAATTGGTTACCACCACCGATTCTGGAGAAATCAAATTAGGCTCCATTGGGGATCCTGGAGAGAGTGCGTTTGTTACTATTGCCAACACTGTAGAAAGCAAATCAGGCGCCACGGCTGACATTGAAGAACGCAAGTCACGCGCCCTTCCTGACCTGTTAGGAAGCAAATCTGGTGAGACCCCGGATCTCTTAGAAAGCAAATCGGAGGATACTGCTGAACCTGCAGAAAGTAAATCGGACGCTACTGCGAACCCTGGAGAAAGCATATCAGAAGCCAGTGTTGATGCGAATGCAGGTGAAGGTGAGGCCCATGCTGATGCGAATGCTGATGCGAAAGCAGATGAAGGTGAGGTCCATGCTGGTGCGAATGCAGATGAAGGTGAGGTCAATGCTGGTGCGAATGAAGACGAAGGTGTGGCGAATGCTGATGAGAATGAACACCGTGAGGGCAATGTTAATCCCGATAATTTTCAAGAAGTGGCAGTTACAGATCAAGTAGATGGCTCAACCATTCGGAGATTCTGGCCAGTGCGGTTGATTCGCTATGTTTCAGAGAAATTCGTACAAGCATGCGTgatttttttgacaataattctTTCTCTATTCATTTATTATCTAGATGAGGACTCCAGTCGATCATcagataattga